Below is a genomic region from Mustela lutreola isolate mMusLut2 chromosome 1, mMusLut2.pri, whole genome shotgun sequence.
TGGGACTATGAAAAGTAAAGCAAGTTGGGAACATTTTTCATGGGGAGTGGGGAGACTATGATATGGTACTATTTAAGCAAAGACCTGAGGGAAGTAAGGAAGCTTTCTGAAAATTGGCAACAGTAAGTACAAAGACCCTGAGGCAAGAGGGAGCTTTGATTGCCCAGGAACAGCAGGGAACTCAGTGTGAGTGAAGTGGAAGGTACAAGTAGGAGAATGGCAAGACGTGACATAGCTCATCTGAAAGCAAAATGTCCTTGCATGAGGGAAACTAGCCACTTTGTAGTATttccagagagaaaaatataatatcaTACTGTATACATCTTTCACAATTGAAGAGTTAGTAGAGTTGAAGAAATTTTGAACAaacaaaatttcttcttttgaacaaacaaaatcttcttGATCATGTCTTCTTGTACTCTTGTTCTCTTGCTTTTGAAAATTATCCTGTGATTATACTTTTTCTAACAACAGTACAGAAGATAGAAAAGTTAATTCCTTtgaaatattataatttgtagCTCTAAATAAATGTACCCCGAAAAGcatatatctttatttaaaaatatgtatttaaaaaaatttattatgttatgttagtcaccatacagtacccCAGTAGTTTGtggtgtagtgttccatgattcattgtgcaTAATATCCACTGCTTCATTTTGATCTCTTGAAAGTTTTtcaactagagaaaaaaaaaaagttagacataaatttatattctgacacttaaGTTGATTATTTGAACTTTTTTATTAGAAACTAGCCAGACTGCATCCAAGTTCTTGAACAAATTCCCCATTCCTGTGTTTATGTGCACATATGGGACTCTTGCATATGCTTCTATTCATGGGTTTGTGTTATCCCATCGTTTACTTATAGGCTTGCATTGTCATATAGTAGAGTACATACAACATGTAACTAATAAGGTTCATTATGAGCAGGGTCCCAAAATTCTTATGGTCCCCCTTGGTCATCCTTGTTCAGATATCATATGTTTGGAAtactatttcatttcttaaaggaTAGACTTTGGAATAGGAAATGTTATCACCTACCTCATAACTGAGGTGTAGTACGGGCATTAAAATGTCatgtggtggggcgcctgggtggctcagtgggttaagcagctgccttcggctcaggtcatgatcccagggtcctgggatcgagccccgcatcgggctctctgctcagcagggagcctgcttcctcctctctctctgcctgcctctctgcctgcttgtgatctctctctgtcaaataattaaataaaatctttaaaaaaaaatgtcatgtggttcagttatatgtggaattcaggaaacaaaacaaatgaccaaagaaaacaagtgacaaacagaaaacagactcaaatacagagaacttGTGGTTGCCAATTGgtgaggtgggtagggggatgggtgaaaggaaaaggggattaagaggtcaaacatccagttacaaaataaataagtcatggaaatgaaaagtacagcatagggaatatagtcaataagatGGTCATAATGgtgtttggtgacagatggtacctATAACTAGTGTGGTGAGCAcagagtaatgtatggaattgttgaatcattatttgtacacctgaactaatataacactagatgttaattatactttgaattaaaaaatgtgaGTCATTACATGTTGAAGATCTGAGAGGAATGAAAGTAGGTCACTGTGATCCTACACTTTAAGAGGTAAATCCTAGAGACAATTTCACCTTCTCAACCACTTTCTTGAATGCAGTTTTAACCTCTTTGTTCCTCAGGCTATATACCAGCAGATTCAGCATGGGGATGACCATAGTGTAGAACACAGATATGATTTTGTCTGAGTCCATGGAATGGGTGGAGCTGGGCTGGGAGTACATGAAGATGACTGTCCCATAGAAGATGGACACTGTACTGAGGTGGGAAGCACAGGTGGATAAAGCCTTCTGATATCCCTCAGCTGAGTGCATTTTCAagatagtaataaaaatgaacaggTAGGAAATCAAGATAATGAGAAGAGCAATAAGAATATTGAAACTTGCTACAATAACAAGAACCAGCTCACTGACATGTCtgtcagagcaagagagagccatGACTGCTGGAACATCACAGAAAAAGTGATGGACTAGATTGGACATGCAGAAAGAGAGATTGAACGTGTCCCGAATGTGGATGGAGGCATTTAGGAAACCACAAATGTAGGAGCCTATGGCAAGATGTGCACACACATTGGTTGTCGTTATGGTGGTGTAATGGAGGGGTTTACACACAGCTGTGTAGTGGTCATAGGCCATTGAAGCCAAAAGTAGGTTTTCAGCAGTGGCAAAGGCTACAAAAAAGAACATCTGAGCAGCACATGCATTGTAGGAGATGACCTTGTCTCCTACAAGTAACCCAGCCATGACCTTGGGAGTGACAGCTATAGAATAACAAAAGTCCACCAAAGACAGGTTACTGAGAAAAAAGTGCATGGGCATGTGGAGATGGGAGTCCAAGAGAATCAGCACCATCATTCCCAGGTTCCCAACTACATTGATGAGGTAAATGAGGGTGAACACAATAAAGAGGGGGATCTGTAGCTCTGGGGCATTGGTTAGTCCCAGCAGGATAAATTCAGTCTCTACTGTGTTGTTTTCCATAGGTGTTGTTGGGGAATCACAGGAAGCCCTGTAGCAATGAGAAATAATGGAACAGAGTCAAAAACAAAACGGCAATTTAAGTGTGATTGAAACAGAgcctgaagagaaagagagagagagagagacaaagagagaggagaaagaaagaaagagagaaaggaaagaaagttgaTAGATGTGCATTTTTCATTATAGCAGTAATTCTTCAAAATTATTCAAGTCTCTAGTATGAACTTGACAAAGAAATTTAATGCATGAATTACCTATATAGTTATACATTGATGAAACTAAAGGATCTTTCTGGATCATTTCCTCCATCTAAATTTTGTAAACTTGTAAACTGAGATGTGGAAAAAGGAATGTCTTGATCAAGATGGCAGGTCTGGAATCAAATACTCTGTCATTTCAGTTCCACAAGCTTGTAAATTTT
It encodes:
- the LOC131822687 gene encoding olfactory receptor 5B3-like, whose translation is MENNTVETEFILLGLTNAPELQIPLFIVFTLIYLINVVGNLGMMVLILLDSHLHMPMHFFLSNLSLVDFCYSIAVTPKVMAGLLVGDKVISYNACAAQMFFFVAFATAENLLLASMAYDHYTAVCKPLHYTTITTTNVCAHLAIGSYICGFLNASIHIRDTFNLSFCMSNLVHHFFCDVPAVMALSCSDRHVSELVLVIVASFNILIALLIILISYLFIFITILKMHSAEGYQKALSTCASHLSTVSIFYGTVIFMYSQPSSTHSMDSDKIISVFYTMVIPMLNLLVYSLRNKEVKTAFKKVVEKVKLSLGFTS